From the genome of Moritella sp. F3, one region includes:
- a CDS encoding VirK/YbjX family protein, producing the protein MSTTNLSELADLIYPKSKGMKKIKKKARFYFWAATNGKAIEAMTTLFANDNLKPILANNPEILEKPLKPFLCVNWSNSERIKHITEHYQYIDDTFGENSNAVISSKGITILDFESLSGETYRVQLYRGASREGGLGIRLVNDKDQSVYALACNISGSTTKTMHIGMLQGPRDSIEDRHALIKVLTKSLHGLRTKSLLVEMALMLARVLGVDEVKAISNKGHIYQAIRYIGSKRNSVTFDYDGLWDEFEAAKVDTYFYSLPVFTPRKDPLTLKKTKRKMYTKRYLWLDESEIAMANNLTPWLMNPPVIHSTHNALDDSIKGAQAA; encoded by the coding sequence ATGTCTACAACTAACCTCTCTGAACTCGCCGACCTGATTTACCCAAAAAGCAAAGGCATGAAGAAAATAAAAAAGAAAGCGAGATTCTATTTTTGGGCTGCGACGAACGGTAAAGCCATCGAAGCAATGACGACTTTGTTTGCGAATGATAATTTAAAACCAATTTTAGCCAACAATCCCGAGATCCTAGAAAAACCACTGAAGCCTTTTCTTTGCGTTAATTGGTCTAACTCAGAACGTATTAAGCATATAACAGAACACTATCAATATATTGATGATACTTTTGGTGAAAATTCAAATGCCGTTATTTCCAGTAAGGGGATAACTATTTTAGACTTTGAAAGCTTAAGCGGAGAAACATATCGTGTGCAGCTATATCGTGGTGCTAGCCGTGAAGGTGGCCTAGGTATTCGTTTAGTGAATGACAAAGACCAAAGTGTCTATGCTTTAGCCTGTAATATTTCAGGTTCTACAACTAAAACGATGCACATAGGTATGCTGCAAGGTCCGCGAGATTCAATCGAAGATCGTCACGCACTTATTAAAGTATTAACTAAATCATTACACGGTTTACGTACTAAATCATTACTCGTTGAAATGGCGTTAATGCTAGCGCGTGTATTAGGCGTGGACGAAGTCAAAGCGATTTCAAACAAAGGTCATATCTACCAAGCAATTCGTTATATCGGCTCGAAACGTAATTCTGTGACTTTCGACTATGACGGTCTGTGGGACGAATTTGAAGCAGCCAAAGTAGATACTTACTTTTATAGTTTACCGGTATTCACGCCCCGAAAAGATCCACTCACATTGAAGAAAACCAAGCGTAAAATGTATACCAAACGCTACCTGTGGCTAGATGAAAGCGAAATTGCAATGGCAAACAATTTAACGCCATGGTTAATGAATCCACCTGTGATTCATTCAACCCATAACGCTCTAGATGATTCTATTAAAGGCGCTCAAGCCGCTTAA
- a CDS encoding GNAT family N-acetyltransferase codes for MSISITTPRLTLRQITESDWPLFLRLHTEVRVIEKCFDQPSVDDIRAKFSSRLPRWSVTSGAWLCLVIIDSETNQAVGITGFDYDGRSAEVGYLLLPEHFGLGYATESLQSVITWATRVHLISLFQGIVTEGNADSDKVLAKCGFKLHEVIADAYRIGGVLYADRIYKLNTSSLDS; via the coding sequence ATGAGTATATCTATCACTACACCGCGTTTAACGCTACGTCAAATTACCGAGTCTGATTGGCCGTTATTTTTACGTTTGCATACTGAAGTCCGAGTGATCGAAAAATGTTTTGATCAACCTAGTGTTGATGATATTCGCGCTAAATTTTCTTCACGTTTACCACGCTGGTCTGTGACTTCTGGTGCTTGGCTATGTTTGGTTATCATTGATAGTGAGACTAATCAGGCGGTAGGTATCACGGGTTTTGATTATGATGGCCGATCTGCAGAAGTCGGTTACCTGCTATTACCAGAACATTTTGGGTTGGGCTATGCGACTGAATCATTACAGAGTGTCATTACTTGGGCAACGCGCGTACATTTGATTTCTCTATTTCAAGGTATTGTGACAGAGGGGAACGCTGATTCAGACAAAGTATTGGCTAAGTGTGGCTTTAAGTTGCACGAGGTCATCGCGGATGCTTATCGTATCGGTGGCGTATTATATGCGGATCGGATTTATAAGCTGAATACCAGTTCACTCGACTCATGA
- a CDS encoding LysR family transcriptional regulator, whose product MLNSKILHYFATIVAQGSYTKAAEHLGIAQSALSIAMRKFEEQLGMPLLIRSSKGVVVTKEGEVLLVHCKDILARISDAETALNDLRGLEQGEVSIGIPGMMGSYFFPEILMAFKFKYPNLKLSIMEGGTQTIKEKLLSGELDLGVIVDDHLPDSLQVQRFVRPQMVAAVGKNHALADAKSVTYADFFTHELVMFKAGYFHREIIDSLCEANNMTVNYSFETNLITMILNIVKNEFAITALLELVTDQETDVMGIPFDPPIYLDLALAWRKDGYLSLANRRFVEFTLAQVASIDS is encoded by the coding sequence ATGCTTAATTCTAAAATATTACATTATTTTGCCACTATTGTTGCACAGGGCAGTTATACCAAGGCGGCCGAGCATCTGGGTATCGCCCAATCTGCGCTGAGTATTGCGATGCGTAAGTTTGAAGAGCAGCTTGGTATGCCGTTATTGATCCGTAGCAGTAAGGGCGTCGTTGTCACCAAAGAAGGTGAAGTACTGCTTGTCCATTGTAAAGATATTCTTGCCCGTATTAGTGATGCTGAAACGGCGTTAAATGATTTACGTGGTTTAGAGCAAGGCGAAGTGAGTATTGGTATTCCCGGCATGATGGGGTCGTATTTTTTCCCTGAAATACTCATGGCCTTTAAGTTTAAATACCCGAATTTGAAGTTGAGTATCATGGAAGGTGGCACCCAAACGATTAAAGAAAAGTTACTCTCGGGTGAGTTAGATTTAGGGGTGATCGTCGATGATCATCTCCCAGATAGTTTACAAGTCCAACGTTTTGTACGTCCACAAATGGTCGCAGCTGTGGGTAAAAACCATGCGTTAGCAGATGCAAAATCGGTGACTTATGCCGATTTTTTTACCCATGAATTAGTGATGTTCAAAGCAGGGTATTTTCATCGTGAAATCATTGATAGTTTGTGCGAAGCTAATAATATGACTGTGAACTACTCTTTTGAAACCAACTTGATCACGATGATCTTGAATATCGTCAAGAATGAATTTGCTATTACCGCACTGTTAGAATTAGTCACAGATCAAGAAACGGATGTCATGGGGATCCCGTTTGATCCGCCTATCTATTTGGATCTAGCGTTGGCATGGCGTAAAGATGGTTATTTGTCGCTGGCTAATCGGCGCTTTGTTGAGTTTACTTTGGCACAAGTGGCTAGTATTGATAGTTGA
- a CDS encoding MFS transporter, with the protein MIALHSQDYKKVTLGLGLGSFLVFCNLYYFQPLLPYFMVKFNATELQVNWLFSSTTLAVAVSLLPWAILSEVIGRRPIMRCSLVLIPCINFLMFISPDLHTLIILRALLGVALAGFIAVAVAYMAEEFAPTALIIAVGGYISANTLGGIIGRIYGGVMTDAIGLQWTILAMSILSGIALLIIFPLILKQRHFVAQQGRLSHHGKQLLQHINTPTLFFAMLIGGLNFSVFINIFSVMGFKLSAAPISLPASLLSLVFLCYLSGTLSAKLSGRWLHNHSLFSGLLLGIGISLLGLMILSLQTMLTIIIGLLVLSAGAFFIHALAYSHIGRSATQGKSTATALYLVMYYSGGSVGGFILIYCWQVGGWWAVLGATSIIQTLMVALVFALRSVSSRSPMEPDNKLVPCK; encoded by the coding sequence ATGATTGCACTGCATTCTCAAGATTATAAAAAAGTAACATTAGGACTTGGACTCGGTTCATTTCTAGTATTTTGCAATTTATATTATTTTCAGCCATTACTGCCCTATTTCATGGTTAAGTTTAACGCCACTGAATTACAAGTTAACTGGTTGTTTTCTAGCACCACTTTAGCTGTCGCAGTATCGCTATTACCTTGGGCGATCTTGTCTGAAGTGATAGGCCGCCGCCCCATCATGCGTTGCAGTTTAGTGCTTATTCCCTGCATTAATTTTTTAATGTTCATCAGTCCAGATTTACATACCTTAATTATATTGCGTGCGTTACTCGGTGTCGCACTGGCTGGATTCATTGCTGTCGCAGTGGCTTATATGGCTGAAGAGTTTGCACCAACGGCACTTATTATCGCGGTAGGAGGTTATATTAGCGCCAACACCCTCGGAGGCATTATTGGCCGGATATACGGCGGGGTAATGACAGATGCAATCGGTTTGCAGTGGACTATTTTAGCGATGTCGATACTCAGTGGTATCGCGCTACTGATTATCTTCCCGCTAATATTAAAACAACGTCATTTTGTCGCCCAACAAGGACGCCTATCCCATCACGGCAAGCAACTCCTTCAGCATATCAACACACCAACGCTATTTTTCGCCATGTTGATTGGCGGGCTGAACTTTTCAGTATTCATTAATATATTTTCAGTGATGGGATTTAAATTATCCGCTGCGCCGATTTCCTTACCCGCCAGTTTATTATCATTAGTATTCTTGTGTTACCTCAGCGGCACTTTATCCGCAAAACTAAGCGGGCGCTGGCTGCATAACCATAGCTTATTCAGTGGTTTATTACTCGGTATAGGTATTAGCCTGCTTGGACTGATGATCCTATCGCTGCAAACGATGCTAACCATCATTATTGGTTTATTGGTATTAAGCGCAGGGGCATTCTTTATTCATGCACTGGCTTACAGCCATATTGGCCGTAGTGCCACACAGGGTAAATCAACGGCAACAGCGCTATATCTGGTGATGTATTATTCAGGCGGTAGTGTCGGTGGGTTTATTCTTATTTATTGCTGGCAGGTCGGTGGATGGTGGGCGGTATTAGGCGCAACATCTATCATTCAAACGCTAATGGTCGCCTTGGTATTTGCACTGAGATCTGTATCTAGTCGATCACCGATGGAGCCCGATAATAAGTTAGTTCCTTGCAAGTAA
- a CDS encoding zinc-dependent alcohol dehydrogenase family protein codes for MKAMIIKEIGASDVFQLVEKAKPTLKSGHMVVEVKATSVNPLDTMLRSIELPWSANLPEVLHGDVAGIVVEVSEDVTNFNVGDEVYGMAGGINGVDGALAEFMLVDARLMALKPKTLTMKQAAALPLVAITSYEALVHKMNVQAGDSVLIHGATGGVGHIAVQLAKILGATVTSTHSTANAELAKTVGADNLVNFSTETVADYVQAHTGGIGFDKIFDTVAGDNIQKSFEAAKFNGHVATILPIDNALQVALKSLSFHSVLMLIPLCHGINHESHGRILTEIATLVDAGKITPIIDDSNFSIWEVAQAHDHLGSGKAVGKITLTA; via the coding sequence ATGAAAGCAATGATCATTAAAGAAATCGGTGCAAGCGACGTTTTTCAATTAGTAGAAAAAGCAAAACCAACATTAAAATCAGGTCACATGGTTGTTGAAGTTAAAGCAACAAGTGTTAACCCACTTGATACAATGCTTCGTTCAATTGAACTACCTTGGTCTGCGAACTTACCTGAAGTATTACACGGTGATGTTGCAGGTATCGTTGTTGAAGTAAGTGAAGACGTGACAAACTTCAATGTCGGCGACGAGGTTTACGGCATGGCTGGCGGTATTAATGGTGTTGACGGTGCACTAGCAGAATTCATGTTAGTTGATGCACGTCTAATGGCGTTAAAACCTAAAACACTAACCATGAAACAAGCGGCGGCATTACCACTGGTTGCTATCACATCATACGAAGCACTTGTGCATAAGATGAATGTGCAAGCCGGTGATAGTGTACTTATTCATGGTGCTACAGGTGGCGTTGGTCACATCGCAGTACAACTTGCTAAAATACTTGGCGCAACAGTAACGTCAACACACTCAACGGCGAACGCAGAATTAGCAAAAACTGTCGGTGCAGATAACTTAGTCAATTTCAGTACTGAAACTGTGGCTGATTATGTTCAAGCACACACAGGCGGTATCGGCTTTGATAAGATCTTTGATACTGTGGCTGGCGACAACATTCAGAAATCATTTGAAGCAGCAAAATTCAATGGTCACGTAGCGACGATTTTACCAATTGATAATGCATTACAAGTGGCACTGAAAAGCTTGTCGTTCCACAGTGTATTAATGTTGATCCCATTATGTCACGGCATTAACCACGAATCACACGGCCGCATCTTAACTGAAATTGCAACGCTTGTTGACGCAGGTAAGATCACGCCAATCATTGACGACAGTAACTTCTCTATTTGGGAAGTAGCACAAGCACATGATCACCTTGGTTCAGGTAAAGCGGTAGGCAAGATCACGTTAACAGCGTAA
- a CDS encoding LysE family translocator has protein sequence MELTAWMSLALICMMGAMTPGPSLAVVLKHTISGGRVNGVAASIAHGVGVGVYATLTVVGLAIVIQQTPWLFNVIKYAGVAMLLRLAYKALTSKPALDDAEQQQEVVTLKDSIVQGFMIAFLNPKLAIFFLALFGQFVEADAGWLQNLIMVGTVFTFDTLWYCLIAVVLSQSSLLAKLKNNVHKIDKVTGVVLLALAARVAI, from the coding sequence ATGGAATTAACTGCATGGATGTCTTTAGCGCTGATTTGTATGATGGGCGCGATGACACCGGGTCCAAGTTTGGCGGTAGTATTAAAGCATACGATCTCGGGTGGGCGAGTTAACGGTGTTGCGGCGAGTATTGCCCACGGTGTCGGTGTTGGTGTGTATGCGACGTTAACTGTGGTTGGCTTGGCTATTGTGATCCAACAAACACCGTGGTTATTCAATGTGATTAAATATGCTGGTGTGGCGATGTTGTTACGCTTGGCTTATAAGGCGTTAACCTCAAAACCGGCGCTAGATGATGCTGAGCAACAACAAGAAGTAGTGACGTTAAAAGACAGTATCGTCCAAGGTTTTATGATTGCATTTTTGAATCCTAAATTAGCCATTTTCTTTTTAGCGCTATTCGGTCAATTTGTTGAAGCGGATGCTGGCTGGTTACAAAACCTGATTATGGTTGGCACGGTATTTACGTTTGATACGTTATGGTATTGTCTGATTGCCGTGGTGTTATCGCAGTCGTCGTTATTAGCTAAATTAAAGAATAATGTACACAAGATTGATAAAGTAACGGGCGTGGTATTACTGGCGCTGGCAGCACGTGTCGCCATCTAG
- a CDS encoding LysR family transcriptional regulator, giving the protein MNNYKLLPTLISILQTRNLTESARQLNVTQSAISKTLTQIRVAFHDKIVIREGNQFVLTRKGEELKAQLPLLMQTLDNLYLPSMMDPSLCQRQFTLASSDYVAQAILPSICCELAVDAANASVAYQLWHKDRLTTLADMSLDLVSTITEHVPENLHGKSLGEDQLIVVCRRQHPLCQGNALSVADYINAKHLLISGGGDKDSPVDLALSALGEQRKVFAPVPFFQSAIELLLKTDTLLTTPLHIAADFAQTYDLRIMILPIKLQPQQYYLLWHAKHHQDPEHTWFRELCYPFLKNHLEHTKTIGMKLLHDC; this is encoded by the coding sequence TTGAATAACTACAAATTATTACCGACGTTAATTTCGATATTACAAACCCGTAATTTGACTGAATCGGCGAGGCAACTTAATGTGACGCAGTCGGCAATCAGTAAAACGCTTACGCAAATCCGCGTTGCGTTTCATGACAAGATCGTCATTAGAGAGGGGAATCAATTTGTATTAACGCGTAAGGGTGAGGAATTAAAAGCGCAGTTACCCTTATTAATGCAAACCTTGGATAATTTATATTTACCCAGCATGATGGATCCAAGCCTGTGTCAGCGCCAATTTACCTTGGCTTCAAGTGATTATGTTGCACAAGCGATCTTACCATCGATATGTTGTGAGTTAGCTGTCGATGCGGCGAATGCCAGCGTAGCGTATCAGCTTTGGCATAAAGATAGGTTAACAACGCTAGCTGACATGTCGCTGGATCTCGTTAGTACTATCACAGAGCATGTGCCAGAAAACTTGCATGGTAAAAGTCTCGGTGAAGATCAGTTGATCGTAGTTTGCCGCCGTCAGCATCCTTTGTGTCAGGGGAACGCATTATCAGTTGCGGATTATATTAATGCCAAGCATTTACTGATCAGCGGTGGTGGTGATAAAGATAGTCCGGTGGATCTGGCATTATCAGCGCTTGGCGAACAGCGTAAGGTCTTTGCACCGGTACCGTTTTTTCAGTCGGCGATCGAACTGTTATTAAAGACCGATACCTTGCTGACAACACCCTTACATATTGCCGCTGATTTTGCGCAAACATACGATCTTCGGATCATGATTTTGCCGATCAAGTTGCAACCACAGCAGTATTATTTGTTGTGGCATGCGAAGCACCATCAAGATCCGGAGCATACTTGGTTTAGAGAGTTGTGCTATCCCTTTTTAAAAAATCATCTTGAGCACACTAAAACTATAGGTATGAAATTACTTCATGATTGTTAG
- a CDS encoding peptide-methionine (S)-S-oxide reductase yields the protein MDAITGSTTDNKIHHKGKKIGLSGTCYWCTEAIFLSLRGVTKVEQGWLSSFADDDWFTEGIIVTYMPDVISLKNLIAIHLHTHSSTKTHSMRDKYRSAVYAMEPYQLTEIKHNLAVLQDEFEQPLITRAYKFNQFKPSDESMQNYYYNDPQRPFCENIISPKLTKLLDSHASLMNKAKLPASIITDEEAHRDKDVIVLK from the coding sequence ATGGATGCGATAACAGGCAGTACAACAGATAATAAAATACATCATAAAGGCAAAAAAATAGGCCTTAGTGGCACATGCTATTGGTGCACCGAGGCGATCTTTTTATCACTACGTGGCGTAACAAAAGTGGAGCAAGGTTGGCTATCTTCGTTTGCTGACGATGATTGGTTTACCGAAGGTATTATTGTGACTTATATGCCTGACGTGATCAGTTTGAAAAATCTAATCGCCATTCACCTGCACACTCACAGCAGTACTAAAACCCATTCTATGCGGGATAAATATCGCAGCGCTGTCTATGCTATGGAACCTTATCAATTAACCGAAATAAAACACAATCTAGCTGTGCTACAAGATGAATTTGAACAACCTCTTATTACCCGCGCCTATAAATTCAACCAATTTAAACCGTCAGATGAAAGCATGCAAAATTATTACTACAACGATCCACAGCGGCCATTTTGTGAAAATATCATCTCGCCGAAATTAACAAAACTACTCGATAGTCATGCGAGTTTAATGAATAAGGCTAAGCTACCAGCAAGCATAATAACTGACGAAGAGGCTCACCGTGATAAAGATGTGATAGTCTTGAAATAG
- a CDS encoding YceI family protein, which translates to MKKTLFLSLALLSFQSFATDKFNLTTDFSSISFATIKKQYVVEPATISGLTGSLDEQGRFAVIAPVTNIDTGVSIRNERLNSLFFDSSENPVIMVSGQFDLSSLTQPISKMTVPAEVSFYGSKKTFNFPVIITKTADAIIVNSYKSVIVKASDFSIPAANLTKLAATVGGLALSDAVPVNINLVFNK; encoded by the coding sequence ATGAAAAAGACACTTTTTTTATCACTGGCTTTATTGTCATTTCAATCATTCGCTACAGATAAATTCAATCTAACAACAGATTTTTCATCAATCAGTTTTGCCACCATTAAAAAACAATATGTCGTAGAGCCCGCTACCATTAGTGGGTTAACTGGTAGCTTAGATGAACAAGGTAGATTTGCGGTTATCGCACCAGTAACAAACATAGATACAGGTGTTTCTATCCGTAATGAACGTCTTAACTCATTGTTCTTTGATTCGTCTGAAAATCCAGTCATTATGGTTAGCGGACAATTTGACTTAAGCTCGTTAACCCAACCGATTTCAAAAATGACAGTGCCTGCAGAAGTATCTTTCTATGGCAGTAAAAAAACATTTAACTTTCCCGTTATTATCACTAAAACTGCCGACGCTATTATCGTCAATTCGTATAAATCAGTCATCGTTAAAGCCAGTGATTTTTCGATCCCTGCTGCGAACCTAACTAAGTTAGCCGCAACAGTTGGTGGTCTTGCGCTGTCAGATGCAGTGCCAGTGAACATCAATTTAGTTTTTAATAAATAG
- a CDS encoding helix-turn-helix domain-containing protein, protein MPVHQHVKCQLVMPLTGFVRCTIADAIWMVPANCAVWIPSQVPHSNHISISDDVCMLFVDPSVVGIPDNICTLSISPLLRELIISLASKDQHYLSDASTVRLAQVLIDELISMPKEHFEFPIPVEPRLNQIAHQLLANPADRKTVGEWAALYAMSERTFSRLVKQEIGMTFGRWRGQLHLVMALQKLSSNESVQRISEDLGYESVSAFITFFKKTLGKPPKQYMKQPI, encoded by the coding sequence ATGCCTGTCCATCAACATGTTAAATGTCAGTTAGTGATGCCATTAACCGGATTTGTACGTTGTACAATTGCGGATGCCATATGGATGGTGCCAGCTAATTGTGCGGTATGGATCCCAAGCCAAGTGCCACACAGTAACCATATCTCTATTAGCGATGATGTATGCATGCTATTTGTGGACCCAAGTGTGGTGGGGATACCCGATAACATCTGTACTTTGTCTATCTCGCCGCTATTACGTGAATTGATTATTAGTTTGGCGAGTAAAGATCAGCATTACTTATCTGATGCAAGTACCGTGAGATTAGCGCAAGTATTGATTGATGAACTTATTAGCATGCCTAAAGAACACTTTGAATTTCCGATACCAGTTGAGCCAAGACTCAATCAGATTGCTCACCAATTGTTAGCGAATCCAGCGGATCGAAAAACAGTAGGGGAATGGGCTGCGTTGTACGCGATGAGTGAAAGAACATTTTCTCGATTGGTGAAACAAGAAATCGGCATGACATTTGGGCGTTGGCGTGGGCAACTGCATTTGGTAATGGCGTTGCAAAAATTGTCATCAAATGAATCGGTACAACGTATATCGGAAGATTTAGGTTATGAGTCGGTGAGTGCGTTTATTACTTTCTTCAAAAAGACCTTAGGTAAACCACCAAAGCAATATATGAAACAGCCAATTTAA
- a CDS encoding CynX/NimT family MFS transporter encodes MQQDNKPNIAHPLLLIISILLIASNLRGPITGIGPILDFIAHDLALSATQAGMLTTLPLLAFAIFSPISSGLARKIGLEPSLMLALFAITSGIVIRSAGSSLTLYVGTCVIGIGIAIGNVLLPSLLKRDFPNKVPTLTAIYVLTMGVGATLSASTTIPMLNVADSLNITFVPSWAFALAGTIILPIITMLMWLPQLRNHTRPAADTPDIDSHSYMWRNKAAWQVSGFLAFNSFIMYAFIAWLPSILVSYGYSEHDAGYIHGVLQLASAAPAIVLIPLMAKVKDKRTLGVAMTLLALIGIIGLLLMHQHAVIWVTLLGFSCGGGFILGLSFVGLRTHNAHQAAALSGMAQCIGYLFAATSPIIFGSLHEATNSWDMALMLAAGMSIIWVALATLAGKSVVISAPNNHSLINKSISC; translated from the coding sequence ATGCAACAAGATAACAAACCGAATATTGCGCATCCGCTACTGCTCATTATCAGTATTTTACTCATCGCCAGTAACTTACGCGGACCCATTACCGGTATTGGGCCGATCTTAGACTTCATCGCTCACGATCTGGCTTTATCAGCCACACAAGCAGGTATGCTCACGACATTACCCCTGCTGGCCTTTGCCATTTTTTCACCGATATCATCTGGATTAGCACGCAAAATTGGGCTTGAACCGTCACTCATGCTGGCACTGTTCGCGATTACAAGCGGTATTGTCATCCGCTCTGCAGGCTCAAGCCTCACCTTGTATGTCGGCACATGTGTTATCGGTATCGGCATTGCTATCGGTAATGTACTGCTACCGAGTTTATTAAAGCGCGATTTCCCCAATAAAGTGCCGACATTAACTGCGATTTATGTATTAACCATGGGGGTTGGTGCAACACTCAGTGCCAGTACTACAATCCCGATGCTTAACGTCGCAGATAGCCTGAATATTACCTTTGTCCCAAGCTGGGCATTTGCACTGGCGGGCACGATAATACTGCCTATCATCACCATGCTAATGTGGTTACCACAATTGCGTAACCACACCAGACCAGCCGCAGATACGCCAGATATTGATAGTCACAGTTATATGTGGCGCAACAAAGCAGCGTGGCAAGTCTCTGGGTTCTTAGCGTTCAATTCATTTATTATGTATGCCTTCATTGCCTGGTTACCTAGTATTTTAGTCAGTTATGGTTATTCAGAACACGACGCGGGTTATATTCATGGTGTTTTACAACTGGCATCCGCAGCCCCTGCGATTGTGCTGATCCCGTTAATGGCGAAAGTAAAAGACAAGCGTACATTGGGCGTAGCGATGACACTGCTGGCTCTCATTGGTATTATCGGCTTGTTGCTGATGCATCAACACGCGGTGATCTGGGTGACATTATTAGGCTTTAGTTGTGGTGGTGGTTTTATTCTGGGACTATCTTTTGTTGGCCTACGCACTCATAACGCCCATCAAGCTGCAGCATTATCAGGCATGGCGCAATGTATCGGTTATTTGTTTGCAGCAACCAGTCCGATTATTTTTGGTTCACTGCATGAAGCAACAAATAGCTGGGATATGGCATTAATGCTCGCTGCTGGCATGAGCATCATCTGGGTAGCTTTAGCAACTCTGGCAGGGAAGTCTGTCGTGATCAGCGCGCCGAATAATCACTCACTTATTAATAAGAGCATAAGTTGCTAA
- a CDS encoding DNA-3-methyladenine glycosylase I, with product MKNRCTWCGDDPLYVSYHDEEWGVPVHDEQRLFEFLVLEGAQAGLSWITILRKRENYRDALHQFNYKVIANYSEDDVNRLLANEGIVRNKLKIRSVIKNAQGFLNIQAEFGSFDAYIWGFVKGVTQQNNLPSLAETPVKTDISEAISKDLKKRGFNFVGPTICYAFMQAIGMVNDHTTDCFCHQQIKA from the coding sequence ATGAAAAACAGATGTACTTGGTGTGGAGACGATCCGTTATACGTCAGCTACCATGATGAAGAGTGGGGTGTACCGGTTCATGACGAGCAACGTTTATTTGAATTTTTGGTTTTAGAGGGGGCGCAGGCTGGACTTAGCTGGATCACGATATTAAGAAAGCGTGAAAATTATCGTGATGCCTTGCACCAATTTAATTATAAGGTCATAGCTAATTACAGCGAAGATGATGTTAACCGCTTACTCGCGAATGAAGGGATTGTGCGTAATAAACTTAAAATTCGCTCTGTGATAAAAAATGCCCAAGGTTTTTTAAATATTCAAGCCGAGTTTGGTTCGTTCGATGCTTATATTTGGGGTTTTGTTAAAGGTGTTACTCAGCAAAATAATTTACCTTCGCTGGCTGAAACACCGGTTAAAACCGACATCTCAGAAGCCATAAGTAAAGACTTAAAGAAGCGTGGCTTTAACTTTGTCGGACCAACGATTTGTTATGCGTTTATGCAAGCAATCGGCATGGTAAATGATCACACAACCGACTGCTTCTGTCATCAACAAATAAAAGCTTAA
- a CDS encoding Tfp pilus assembly protein FimT/FimU, which produces MDFTASKRNKGFTLIELVITIIVLGILAATAVPRFIDLQDDAKKETVENFHGSLRSTVRLLHMKSQIDNLLGDDVTITTDYGDYQFYRGYPETKSEATAPNAYFIETFLELGVPVDVIQNNTTRTAIYTDITVYEDNDFSRIGYGSGNLLSDLCYAQYHHTSATQVFTLETTGC; this is translated from the coding sequence ATGGACTTTACTGCTTCTAAAAGGAATAAGGGTTTTACGCTAATTGAATTGGTTATTACTATTATTGTGCTTGGTATTTTGGCCGCAACAGCTGTACCACGTTTTATTGACTTACAAGATGATGCCAAAAAAGAGACGGTTGAAAACTTTCACGGAAGTCTAAGATCGACTGTGCGATTACTGCATATGAAGTCGCAAATTGATAACCTATTAGGGGACGATGTCACTATCACTACCGATTATGGTGATTATCAGTTTTATCGTGGGTACCCGGAAACTAAAAGTGAAGCGACCGCACCAAATGCCTATTTCATTGAAACCTTCCTGGAGTTAGGCGTGCCAGTCGATGTTATTCAAAATAATACTACGCGAACCGCGATCTATACTGACATTACCGTTTATGAAGATAATGACTTTTCGCGTATCGGTTATGGTTCAGGGAATTTACTCAGTGATCTGTGTTACGCACAGTATCACCATACTAGCGCGACTCAAGTGTTTACATTAGAAACTACGGGTTGTTAA